In one Candidatus Marinarcus aquaticus genomic region, the following are encoded:
- a CDS encoding NADH-quinone oxidoreductase subunit C, with protein sequence MRAYSPKKDVQRKSYYTDRFHVVPHTPRYDVSEDTLFAKDLETIKAKFDVIEAFLEQEHLVFYIKPDDNVKVLTLLKEELEFDMLMELSAIDFIAQKGGFEIFYEMLSMSKHKRLRVKTFIQEKQELQSVEGVFKMANWSEREMYDMYGVKVINHHKLKRILMPDDWYDHPLRKTYPLQGDEAAQWYEVDKIFGKEARDIIGPEERDGAAIDRYDTERFARLGHEVPFGVDITNGKEPEHTPLAYQEEGGVKLFGARIVKELDEKKSVQLKERR encoded by the coding sequence ATGAGAGCATATAGTCCTAAAAAAGATGTACAGAGAAAATCGTACTACACAGACAGATTTCATGTGGTACCCCATACGCCTCGATATGATGTGAGTGAAGATACCCTGTTTGCAAAAGATCTTGAAACTATCAAAGCAAAGTTTGATGTCATTGAAGCCTTTTTAGAGCAAGAACACTTGGTTTTTTATATCAAACCAGATGATAACGTCAAAGTATTAACTCTGCTTAAAGAAGAGTTGGAGTTTGATATGCTTATGGAGCTTTCGGCCATTGATTTTATCGCCCAAAAAGGTGGCTTTGAAATCTTCTATGAAATGCTTTCAATGAGCAAACATAAGCGACTTCGAGTGAAAACATTTATCCAAGAGAAACAAGAGCTTCAAAGTGTTGAGGGTGTTTTTAAAATGGCCAACTGGAGTGAACGAGAGATGTATGATATGTATGGGGTGAAAGTGATTAACCACCATAAACTCAAACGAATCTTAATGCCCGATGATTGGTACGACCACCCATTGAGAAAAACATACCCACTTCAAGGGGATGAAGCCGCACAATGGTACGAAGTGGATAAAATTTTTGGTAAAGAAGCCCGAGATATCATTGGACCTGAAGAGCGAGATGGTGCAGCCATTGACCGATACGACACAGAACGATTTGCACGATTGGGGCATGAAGTACCATTTGGTGTCGATATTACCAATGGGAAAGAGCCAGAACATACGCCGTTAGCGTACCAAGAAGAGGGTGGTGTGAAACTCTTTGGTGCACGCATTGTCAAAGAGCTGGATGAAAAAAAATCGGTTCAATTAAAAGAGAGAAGATAG
- a CDS encoding DUF3800 domain-containing protein, whose translation MEYKVFFDETCHLENDGINIMGGGAIFCKKEKFTEATRYIKYLKYKHNAFHELKWTKVSPSGIEFYKALIDYFFESDFLRFRAITSDKTVLDHNTYNDGSHDNFYYKLMYLAFEPMLEVNNNYYVYTDYKDSNGAEQLRILEQYLVSKKHHNIILNFQMIRSHEAVLLQLADFLIGAIVYKKREDIEHRSEIKNKIYDHIEQKHGRSLLLNTSREESKFNIFHHQAGYGR comes from the coding sequence ATGGAATATAAAGTATTTTTCGATGAAACATGCCACTTAGAGAATGATGGTATAAATATTATGGGTGGAGGAGCAATCTTTTGTAAAAAAGAGAAATTTACAGAAGCCACTAGATATATTAAATACTTAAAATATAAACATAATGCTTTTCATGAGCTAAAATGGACTAAAGTTAGTCCATCTGGGATAGAGTTTTATAAAGCACTAATAGATTATTTCTTTGAAAGCGATTTTTTGAGATTTCGTGCGATTACAAGTGATAAAACTGTATTAGACCACAATACTTATAATGATGGTAGTCATGATAATTTTTATTATAAACTGATGTATTTAGCTTTTGAACCGATGTTAGAAGTAAACAATAATTATTATGTTTATACAGACTATAAAGACTCCAATGGAGCTGAACAATTAAGGATCTTAGAACAATATTTAGTATCAAAAAAACATCATAATATTATTCTAAATTTTCAAATGATTCGTTCCCATGAAGCAGTATTATTACAGTTAGCAGATTTTTTAATAGGTGCAATTGTATACAAAAAAAGAGAAGATATAGAACATAGAAGTGAGATTAAAAATAAAATTTATGACCATATAGAACAAAAACATGGACGAAGTTTATTACTGAATACATCAAGAGAAGAGTCAAAGTTTAATATCTTTCATCATCAAGCAGGATACGGTAGATGA
- the nuoD gene encoding NADH dehydrogenase (quinone) subunit D translates to MQQKVNRLKPFFENLNFEREDNTMVVNFGPQHPSAHGQLRLILELQGEEIVKAVPSVGYLHRGMEKMGENMMYNEFLPTTDRMDYIASTSNNYGFALAVEKLLGIEAPRRAEIIRTMLLELNRIISHLFWLATHALDVGAMSIFLYAFREREFAMDLMEDYCGARLTHSAVRIGGVPLDLPASWCEDLEKFLKILSEEVDKYEGLLTENRIWRMRLENVGIITPELAKSWGCSGVALRGSGFKWDLRKEMPYGIYPELDFEIPYANTCDAYGRYKCYMQEMRESSKILRQLISMYKTSEPQLMAHAPEYISAPKEDIMTQNYSLMQHFVLVTQGMRPPKGEVYVATESPKGELGFMIVSDGSPYAYKMKLRAPSFWHTGLLEDLLPGHQLADVVTLIGNLNIVFGEIDR, encoded by the coding sequence ATGCAACAAAAAGTTAACAGATTAAAACCATTTTTTGAGAACTTAAACTTCGAGCGTGAAGACAACACGATGGTGGTCAACTTTGGACCACAACACCCATCCGCACACGGTCAATTACGACTCATACTTGAACTTCAAGGTGAAGAGATTGTAAAAGCCGTACCTTCGGTAGGCTATCTGCACCGTGGTATGGAGAAAATGGGTGAGAATATGATGTACAACGAGTTCTTACCTACAACAGACCGTATGGACTATATTGCGTCTACTTCAAACAACTACGGGTTTGCATTGGCCGTTGAAAAACTGCTTGGTATTGAAGCACCACGACGAGCAGAAATCATTCGAACCATGCTTTTAGAGCTCAATCGTATCATCTCTCACCTTTTCTGGTTGGCAACACACGCATTGGATGTGGGAGCAATGTCGATTTTCCTTTATGCTTTTAGAGAGCGTGAATTTGCCATGGACTTAATGGAAGACTATTGTGGAGCGCGACTCACACACAGTGCAGTAAGAATTGGAGGCGTGCCTTTAGATCTTCCTGCTTCATGGTGTGAAGACTTAGAGAAATTTTTAAAAATCTTATCTGAAGAGGTTGACAAGTATGAAGGTCTCTTAACAGAGAACAGAATTTGGCGAATGCGTTTAGAAAATGTAGGAATCATCACGCCTGAGTTGGCAAAATCGTGGGGATGTTCAGGCGTGGCATTACGAGGAAGTGGTTTCAAATGGGATTTACGAAAAGAGATGCCATACGGAATCTATCCCGAGCTTGATTTTGAGATTCCATACGCAAATACCTGTGACGCATATGGACGATATAAGTGCTACATGCAAGAGATGAGAGAGTCATCAAAAATTTTACGACAGCTTATTTCTATGTATAAGACAAGTGAACCACAACTGATGGCACACGCACCTGAGTATATCTCCGCTCCTAAAGAGGACATCATGACGCAAAACTACTCTTTAATGCAACACTTTGTACTTGTAACTCAAGGGATGCGACCACCTAAAGGGGAAGTTTATGTGGCAACCGAGTCTCCAAAAGGGGAGTTAGGTTTTATGATTGTCAGTGATGGTTCTCCATACGCATACAAAATGAAGCTTCGTGCACCATCATTTTGGCACACAGGGTTACTTGAAGATTTACTACCAGGACATCAATTGGCGGATGTTGTTACACTCATTGGTAACTTGAACATCGTCTTTGGTGAAATCGACAGATAG
- a CDS encoding type I restriction endonuclease subunit R produces MNNFYENNLEQAVIQIFENDLAYEYKSGIDIAPETVESARDDFHEVILKEKFFDSLKRINPTIAKDILEDVFKQVIHPNSPMMSENNKTFHKYLVEGVDVVYKDKDGNDKGDKVYLFDFKDISKNEFLIVNQFTIVEFDERRPDLIVFINGLPLVVFELKSLSNEKVGCEKAYNQLQTYIKKIPSLFNTNAFMVISDGVNAKAGTISSNLERFSAWKSVDGVKLNSHIQIETLLLGMFEKSRLLDIIKNFIVFVEDGVKSTKILSAYHQYFAVKKAVDSTVSSILEKSKKAGLVWHTQGSGKSLSMVFYTSSIIQALKNPTVIILTDRNDLDMQLFTTFSKANSILRQTPIQIEDKDDLRDKLNRESGGIIFTTIQKFALKDDEVQIECLSDRRDIILIADEAHRSQYGLEAKVDTKTGKISYGYAKHIRDALPNATFIGFTGTPIENSDKSTREIFGDEVDIYDMTQAVEDGSTVKIYYESRIAKLKLDEKVLNEIDEEYEKLEDEGAPIELIDESKRKFTKLEEIVGDAHRLEMLAMDIVTHYEDRELILAPKFLDKAMIVCMNRKIAVNLYDQIIKLRPSWHSDDMDKGKIKVVMTSSASDDELLKKYETTKEDRVYLAKRIKDINDELKIVIVVDMWLTGFDVPSMSTMYIDKPMKSHNLMQAIARINRVFKDKVGGLVVDYIGIMGSLKEALQTYTRRDKDKVELNLDEAFHKLEDSLTFLRKLFSAFDYSSFKTGSDKNRLTLIGDGLEHVLIESYGEENIKKEFNKKVSELNAAQTLCNSMLDDDMKLEIAYFKAVKSALNKLEGKEFNLKEINQRVLTLVKDSIQKDSILELNDILGIKQSELDIFNEEFLKEISSMKRKNIALELLKRLLSNKIKAYEKTNLVQSEKFSFLMNEVMNKYNNKALTNAEVIDELLKMSKDMMEDFLKGNELGLTDEEKSFYDALTKFDTVKEAMDESVLKELAIELTKTIQNSKTIDWQYKENTRARMRREVKRLLKKYKYPPDNAVEALALVIKQVELSCEDY; encoded by the coding sequence ATGAATAACTTTTACGAAAACAATTTAGAACAAGCAGTAATACAAATCTTTGAAAATGATTTAGCTTATGAGTATAAAAGTGGTATAGATATAGCTCCAGAAACAGTAGAGAGTGCTAGAGATGATTTTCATGAAGTTATTCTAAAAGAGAAATTCTTTGATAGCTTAAAAAGGATTAATCCTACTATTGCAAAAGATATTTTAGAAGATGTATTCAAACAAGTTATTCACCCAAATTCACCTATGATGAGTGAAAATAATAAGACCTTTCATAAGTATTTAGTAGAAGGTGTGGATGTTGTCTATAAAGATAAAGATGGAAATGACAAAGGGGACAAGGTATATCTTTTTGATTTTAAAGATATTTCAAAAAATGAATTTCTGATAGTCAATCAGTTTACTATCGTAGAGTTTGATGAGAGACGACCTGATTTGATAGTTTTTATAAATGGCTTGCCTCTGGTTGTTTTTGAGTTAAAGTCCTTATCAAATGAAAAAGTAGGGTGTGAAAAAGCTTATAATCAATTGCAAACTTATATAAAAAAGATTCCAAGTCTATTTAATACAAATGCTTTTATGGTGATAAGTGATGGAGTAAATGCCAAAGCTGGAACCATAAGCTCAAATCTTGAGAGATTTAGTGCTTGGAAAAGTGTAGATGGAGTAAAATTAAATTCACATATTCAAATAGAAACTTTACTTTTAGGAATGTTTGAAAAAAGTAGACTTTTAGATATTATAAAAAACTTTATTGTTTTTGTAGAAGATGGGGTAAAAAGCACAAAGATATTAAGTGCCTATCATCAATATTTTGCAGTAAAAAAAGCAGTGGATTCTACGGTAAGCTCAATCTTAGAGAAATCAAAAAAAGCAGGTCTTGTATGGCATACACAAGGAAGTGGAAAATCACTCTCTATGGTATTTTATACAAGCTCTATCATACAAGCTTTGAAAAATCCTACGGTAATAATATTAACCGATAGAAATGATTTAGATATGCAACTATTTACTACTTTTTCAAAAGCAAATAGTATCTTAAGACAAACACCAATACAAATAGAAGATAAAGATGATTTAAGAGATAAGTTAAATAGAGAAAGTGGAGGAATAATATTTACCACAATTCAAAAATTTGCTCTAAAAGATGATGAAGTACAAATAGAGTGTTTAAGTGATAGAAGGGATATTATACTTATTGCAGATGAAGCCCACAGAAGTCAATATGGCTTAGAAGCAAAGGTTGACACAAAAACAGGGAAAATAAGCTATGGATATGCCAAACATATTAGAGACGCCTTACCAAATGCAACTTTTATAGGTTTTACAGGAACTCCAATAGAAAATAGTGATAAATCCACAAGGGAGATTTTCGGGGATGAGGTTGATATTTATGATATGACCCAAGCTGTAGAAGATGGCTCAACTGTAAAGATATATTATGAAAGTAGAATTGCAAAACTAAAATTAGATGAAAAAGTTTTAAATGAGATTGATGAAGAGTATGAAAAACTAGAAGATGAAGGCGCACCTATAGAGCTTATTGATGAATCAAAAAGAAAATTCACAAAGCTAGAAGAGATAGTAGGAGATGCCCATAGACTAGAGATGTTAGCTATGGATATAGTAACTCACTATGAAGACAGAGAACTAATACTTGCTCCAAAGTTTTTAGACAAAGCGATGATAGTTTGTATGAATAGAAAAATAGCAGTAAATCTTTATGACCAAATTATTAAACTTCGACCTTCTTGGCATAGTGATGATATGGATAAAGGAAAAATAAAAGTTGTTATGACATCAAGTGCAAGTGATGATGAACTTTTAAAAAAATATGAAACCACAAAAGAGGATAGGGTTTATTTAGCAAAAAGAATCAAAGATATAAATGATGAATTAAAAATAGTAATTGTTGTGGATATGTGGCTTACTGGATTTGATGTACCTTCTATGAGTACAATGTATATTGATAAACCTATGAAATCACACAATCTAATGCAAGCTATAGCTAGAATAAATAGGGTTTTTAAAGACAAAGTAGGTGGACTTGTAGTTGATTATATAGGAATTATGGGCTCACTAAAAGAGGCATTACAAACATATACAAGAAGAGATAAGGATAAAGTTGAGTTAAACCTTGATGAAGCTTTCCATAAGTTAGAAGATTCTTTAACTTTCTTGAGAAAACTTTTTTCAGCTTTTGATTATAGTAGTTTTAAAACAGGAAGCGATAAAAATAGATTAACTCTTATTGGTGATGGTCTAGAACACGTTTTAATAGAAAGTTATGGTGAAGAAAATATAAAAAAAGAGTTTAATAAAAAAGTAAGTGAATTAAATGCAGCACAAACACTTTGTAACTCAATGCTTGATGATGATATGAAACTAGAGATTGCTTATTTTAAAGCAGTAAAAAGTGCTTTAAATAAACTAGAAGGGAAAGAGTTTAATCTAAAAGAGATAAATCAAAGAGTTTTAACTTTAGTAAAAGATTCTATTCAAAAAGATTCAATTTTAGAACTTAATGATATTTTAGGTATCAAACAAAGTGAGTTGGATATTTTTAATGAAGAGTTTCTAAAAGAGATATCTTCAATGAAAAGAAAAAATATAGCTTTAGAACTTCTAAAAAGATTATTATCAAATAAAATAAAAGCGTATGAAAAAACAAACTTAGTTCAGAGTGAAAAATTCTCATTTTTGATGAATGAAGTGATGAACAAATACAATAATAAAGCCCTTACAAATGCAGAAGTGATAGATGAACTTTTAAAAATGTCAAAAGATATGATGGAAGATTTCCTAAAAGGGAATGAACTGGGACTAACAGATGAAGAAAAATCATTTTATGATGCCCTGACAAAGTTTGATACTGTAAAAGAAGCTATGGATGAAAGTGTCTTAAAAGAGTTAGCAATAGAACTTACAAAAACAATACAAAATTCTAAAACAATAGATTGGCAATACAAAGAGAACACAAGAGCTAGAATGAGAAGAGAAGTAAAAAGACTTCTTAAAAAATATAAATATCCACCAGACAATGCAGTAGAAGCTTTAGCTTTAGTGATAAAACAGGTTGAATTGAGTTGTGAAGACTATTAG
- a CDS encoding NAD(P)H-quinone oxidoreductase subunit 3 produces MSHMDFAHPYFGAFFMFLLTFGAFIATVALARLVSRKLARLDTEKLKTTLYECGPEVTKQPNTVSVQFYLMALLFILFDVEIIFMFPWAVDFKVLGWFGFIEMILFILLLTIGFIYAWKKGALEWHSIK; encoded by the coding sequence ATGAGTCATATGGACTTTGCTCATCCGTATTTTGGTGCATTTTTCATGTTTTTATTGACTTTTGGTGCGTTTATTGCCACAGTGGCATTGGCACGATTGGTCAGTCGAAAACTTGCACGTTTAGATACAGAGAAGCTCAAAACCACACTGTATGAATGTGGACCAGAGGTAACAAAACAGCCAAACACTGTCTCAGTACAATTCTATTTAATGGCACTTTTATTTATTTTGTTTGATGTTGAAATTATCTTTATGTTCCCGTGGGCAGTGGACTTTAAAGTATTGGGATGGTTTGGATTTATTGAGATGATTCTGTTTATTCTTTTATTGACCATTGGATTCATCTATGCATGGAAAAAAGGAGCGCTGGAATGGCACAGCATAAAGTAA
- a CDS encoding ATP-binding protein, whose protein sequence is MKDIIKFLELQDMEQSDIYTQLKCTVEEARILQYMLKQYVGSNDIVLVYDILAEFYDVKKHEHLDKLNQIKSLLELGWIVQSNFNHLKMSEIATLELLNSSVTLSSMFLKLLEGGLTEFVLPEVKQYSDHLEYLQDQFFKIDLAQKLNISKHNFDASSPNINRLKSKLTMLENRIKERVKVTPTEIMLEGFFKDHDLNEQEQTLFLALLKEEYAGGDESIRDMNTLIELISSDDYEKIKHRSLLEESSKLVSSGLVDYDEMLTPFGGINRNFYIPDDILYKISHPTKKKSRQDKIKLDALIKEQDMFELISSNKSLDDVVLNPKTRETLDALLKQVDKNVVNRLKAWGIKDKKKGIDARIIFYGAAGTGKTLTSLALAKSLKKQVLSFDCSKILSMYVGESEKNVRGIFDTYKELCEKTKTEPILLLNEADQFLSSRSTDGMSGSEKMHNQMQNIFLEQIERFDGILIATTNLLENIDKAFSRRFNYKIEFVKPNEEQRLELWNKLLPENLPLEKNFDVKSLAQYSLTGGQIEMVIKNSAYKVAVEDEPVFKTQTFIEEIEKELKSQFDKESKVGFF, encoded by the coding sequence ATGAAAGATATTATCAAGTTTTTAGAACTTCAAGATATGGAACAAAGCGATATCTATACACAATTGAAGTGTACGGTGGAGGAAGCACGTATTTTACAATACATGCTTAAACAGTATGTGGGAAGCAATGACATTGTGTTGGTGTATGACATATTAGCTGAGTTTTATGATGTGAAAAAACATGAACATCTTGATAAGTTAAATCAGATTAAATCGCTTTTAGAGTTGGGATGGATTGTTCAAAGCAACTTTAACCATCTTAAAATGAGTGAAATCGCAACACTGGAGCTTCTGAATTCAAGTGTGACTTTAAGCAGTATGTTTTTAAAACTACTAGAAGGTGGTTTGACTGAGTTTGTACTTCCTGAAGTCAAACAATACAGCGACCACTTGGAGTATTTGCAAGATCAGTTTTTCAAAATCGATTTGGCACAAAAACTCAATATCTCTAAACACAACTTTGATGCAAGCAGTCCCAATATCAACCGCCTAAAGTCAAAGTTGACCATGCTTGAAAACCGTATCAAAGAGCGTGTGAAGGTCACACCCACTGAAATCATGCTCGAAGGGTTTTTTAAAGACCACGATTTGAATGAACAAGAGCAGACGCTGTTTTTAGCGCTGCTTAAAGAGGAGTATGCAGGTGGGGATGAGTCTATTCGAGATATGAATACGCTTATTGAACTCATTTCAAGTGATGATTATGAAAAAATCAAACACCGAAGTCTGCTTGAAGAGAGTTCAAAACTCGTTTCAAGTGGATTGGTCGATTATGACGAGATGCTCACCCCTTTTGGAGGGATTAATCGAAACTTCTATATTCCTGATGATATTTTGTACAAGATTTCACACCCTACAAAAAAGAAGAGCCGACAAGATAAGATTAAACTTGATGCGTTGATTAAAGAGCAAGATATGTTTGAACTTATTTCATCCAATAAAAGCTTGGACGATGTGGTCTTAAACCCAAAAACAAGAGAGACGTTGGATGCATTATTGAAACAAGTTGACAAAAATGTTGTCAACCGACTCAAAGCGTGGGGAATTAAAGATAAGAAAAAAGGCATCGATGCCAGAATCATCTTTTACGGTGCTGCTGGTACAGGGAAAACATTGACCTCTTTGGCATTGGCTAAATCACTTAAAAAACAAGTATTGAGTTTTGACTGTTCAAAAATTCTTTCCATGTATGTAGGAGAGAGCGAAAAGAACGTACGAGGCATCTTTGATACGTATAAAGAGTTGTGTGAAAAGACCAAAACTGAGCCCATTTTACTTCTAAATGAAGCCGATCAGTTTTTAAGTTCACGTTCAACGGATGGTATGTCAGGCAGTGAAAAGATGCACAATCAGATGCAAAATATCTTTTTAGAACAGATAGAACGCTTTGACGGTATATTAATTGCAACTACAAACTTGCTTGAAAACATTGATAAAGCATTTTCAAGAAGATTTAACTATAAAATTGAGTTTGTAAAACCAAATGAAGAACAACGATTAGAGTTATGGAATAAACTATTGCCAGAAAATTTGCCGCTTGAAAAGAACTTTGATGTCAAAAGCTTGGCACAATACTCTTTAACCGGAGGGCAAATTGAGATGGTGATTAAAAACAGCGCCTATAAAGTGGCGGTCGAAGATGAACCCGTTTTTAAAACTCAAACATTTATTGAAGAGATTGAAAAAGAGTTGAAATCACAATTTGATAAAGAGAGCAAAGTGGGCTTCTTTTAA
- a CDS encoding AEC family transporter → MQNIITTLIPIFLLISMGYFLKRLKFPSSDFWPMADRFTYYILFPSLLIYKLSTANLSEINSFDVVLTGLIALVAMLLLTIFIGFFKKVNPASFTSVIQGAIRFNTYVFLALVDALLGDTGLITAAVLIAFAIPFINFLCIGAFSYYVNKEDLNVIKFIKSIATNPLIVACFIGGAINFLSVPLPLFFIKMLSILSAAALPLGLLSVGVGLELTHIKSAKYELFVATILKLAVFPIVIFAVGMLFGLTHESLVVVVLFASMPTASSSYILARQLGGDLKLMSSIITVQTLVSILSIAFILGTINA, encoded by the coding sequence ATGCAAAATATAATAACAACACTCATACCCATTTTTTTATTGATTTCGATGGGATATTTCCTAAAGCGATTGAAATTTCCTTCATCAGATTTTTGGCCAATGGCCGACAGATTTACCTATTATATTCTATTTCCTTCTCTTTTGATTTATAAACTCTCAACGGCAAACTTAAGTGAAATCAACAGTTTTGATGTGGTTTTAACAGGGCTTATTGCACTGGTTGCAATGTTGCTTTTAACGATATTCATAGGCTTTTTTAAAAAAGTCAACCCTGCCTCTTTTACGTCCGTCATACAAGGTGCGATTCGTTTTAATACGTACGTCTTTTTAGCCTTGGTGGACGCCTTGTTAGGCGACACGGGGTTAATCACGGCGGCTGTGTTAATTGCGTTTGCCATACCGTTTATCAATTTTTTATGCATCGGGGCGTTTTCATACTATGTGAACAAAGAGGATTTAAATGTCATCAAATTTATTAAATCCATCGCAACGAACCCTTTGATTGTGGCGTGTTTCATTGGTGGAGCGATTAACTTTTTAAGTGTACCCCTGCCTCTGTTTTTTATAAAGATGCTCTCTATTTTAAGTGCCGCGGCACTGCCTTTAGGACTTCTCTCCGTGGGTGTTGGTTTGGAACTGACACATATTAAATCAGCCAAGTATGAACTCTTTGTGGCCACTATTTTAAAGCTGGCGGTTTTCCCTATTGTGATTTTTGCCGTGGGCATGCTCTTTGGTTTAACGCATGAATCCTTAGTTGTGGTGGTGCTGTTTGCATCCATGCCAACGGCCAGTTCAAGTTATATCTTAGCAAGACAACTGGGAGGAGATTTAAAACTGATGTCCTCTATTATCACCGTGCAAACTCTCGTCTCCATTCTCTCCATTGCTTTTATTTTGGGTACCATAAACGCTTAA
- a CDS encoding NuoB/complex I 20 kDa subunit family protein, whose translation MAQHKVNYLKDGGAPIVLTSIDKFINFGRSNSVWPMTYGLACCAIEMMATGASRYDFDRFGTIFRASPRQSDCIVIAGTLTKKHAEFMRRLYDQMPDPKWVISMGSCANTGGMFNTYATVQGADRVVPVDIYLPGCAPRPETLQYALMMLQKKIRREPASKAMKRKRLV comes from the coding sequence ATGGCACAGCATAAAGTAAACTATTTAAAAGATGGGGGAGCTCCTATCGTTTTAACCTCGATTGATAAGTTTATTAATTTTGGACGAAGTAACTCTGTTTGGCCCATGACATATGGGTTGGCCTGTTGCGCGATTGAGATGATGGCAACGGGTGCTTCACGATATGACTTTGACCGATTTGGTACAATTTTTAGAGCCTCACCAAGACAATCAGACTGTATCGTGATTGCAGGAACACTGACAAAAAAACACGCCGAGTTCATGAGAAGACTCTATGACCAAATGCCTGATCCAAAGTGGGTGATTTCTATGGGAAGTTGTGCCAACACAGGCGGTATGTTTAACACTTATGCAACTGTACAAGGGGCAGATAGAGTCGTTCCTGTAGATATTTATCTTCCAGGGTGTGCACCACGGCCTGAGACACTTCAATACGCCTTGATGATGCTGCAAAAGAAAATCCGAAGAGAGCCTGCAAGTAAAGCCATGAAACGAAAAAGGTTGGTGTAA